The Epinephelus lanceolatus isolate andai-2023 chromosome 11, ASM4190304v1, whole genome shotgun sequence genome window below encodes:
- the LOC117247174 gene encoding protein spinster homolog 3, whose product MEPEDKPKPRWSIGSNSGLQYGSFANSLSSLTPRAEEEEKPGISPRRAYIAVAVLCYVNLLNYMERYTIAGVLSNIQKFFEISDSTAALIQTVFICSFLLLAPLFGYLGDRYNRKYIMIGGLSVWLVTAAGSSFVTGSHFWVLMLLRGMVGVGEASYSTIAPTIIGDLFVGPKRSTMILVFYILIPVGSGLGYIVGAGVATLTGDWRWALRITPILGVVGLVLLFFLCPNPPRGAAETHGEGVTGNSSYLEDIKYLLKTKSYVWSSLGVTATAFLTGALAFWMPTFLSRAQVSQGLQPPCVKEPCSPTDSYIFGAVTVVTGILGGCLGSGLSRWFREKVPNADPLICAVGLLGSAPCLLITIFVASASIPTTYVFIFIGEVLISLNWAVMADILLYVVIPTRRSTAEALQISVCHLLGDAGSPYLVGAISDAIRRSKSATHDWNFHSLKYSLLVCPFVGLLGGVFFLLTSFYIIEDRKTAALLVEGNPPPQPNAASEPHMELSVGNKSSHANNLSVNTES is encoded by the exons ATGGAGCCAGAGGACAAACCAAAACCTCGATGGAGTATTGGCTCCAATTCTGGTCTACAGTATGGCTCTTTTGCGAACAGCCTTTCCTCACTTACACCAagggcagaggaagaggagaaaccAGGAATATCACCTAGACGCGCCTACATAGCTGTAGCTGTGCTTTGCTACGTCAACTTGCTCAACTACATGGAACGGTACACGATAGCAG GTGTCCTTTCCAACATTCAGAAATTCTTTGAAATAAGTGACAGTACAGCTGCACTTATACAAACAG TTTTCATCTGCAGTTTCTTGCTCTTGGCCCCTCTCTTTGGTTACCTTGGGGACCGCTACAACCGCAAATACATCATGATTGGTGGTTTGAGTGTGTGGCTAGTGACTGCAGCCGGCAGCTCTTTCGTCACTGGGTCG CACTTCTGGGTCCTGATGCTGCTGCGAGGCATGGTCGGGGTAGGAGAGGCCAGCTACTCCACCATTGCTCCCACTATCATCGGTGACCTCTTTGTCGGGCCTAAACGGAGCACCATGATCCTTGTCTTTTACATCTTAATCCCAGTCGGaag tggtCTTGGATACATAGTCGGGGCAGGGGTTGCTACTCTCACAGGGGACTGGCGCTGGGCTCTCAGG ATCACTCCCATCCTGGGTGTAGTGGGACTAGTCTTGCTGTTTTTCTTATGCCCCAACCCACCCAGAGGTGCTGCAGAAACCCATGGAGAGGGAGTCACAGGGAACAGCTCTTACCTGGAGGACATCAAGTATCTTCTGAAAAC TAAAAGTTATGTGTGGTCATCACTGGGCGTGACAGCTACGGCCTTCCTCACTGGAGCCCTGGCTTTCTGGATGCCCACTTTTCTGTCCAGAGCTCAGGTCAGTCAGGGCCTCCAACCGCCATGTGTCAAAGAGCCCTGCAGCCCCACAGACAG TTATATCTTTGGTGCTGTGACAGTGGTGACAGGCATTCTGGGAGGATGTCTCGGCAGCGGTTTGTCAAGATGGTTTAGGGAAAAGGTCCCAAACGCGGACCCCCTCATCTGCGCAGTAGGTCTGCTGGGATCAGCTCCTTGCCTCTTAATCACCATCTTTGTGGCATCAGCAAGCATTCCCACCACTTAT gtTTTCATTTTCATCGGTGAAGTACTGATATCACTGAACTGGGCTGTCATGGCTGATATACTGCTG TATGTTGTCATACCGACCAGAAGATCCACAGCTGAGGCCCTCCAGATTTCAGTGTGTCATCTCCTGGGTGACGCTGGGAGTCCTTACCTAGTAGGAGCG ATCTCTGATGCTATACGCAGATCCAAATCTGCAACTCACGATTGGAACTTCCACAGTCTGAAGTACAGCCTCCTGGTCTGCCCATTTGTTGGGCTCCTGGGTGGAGTCTTTTTCCTCTTGACTTCCTTTTACATCATTGAAGACAGGAAGACAGCTGCACTGTTGGTTGAAG gaAATCCTCCACCACAACCGAATGCTGCATCTGAGCCTCATATGGAGCTGAGCGTCGGGAACAAAAGCAGCCATGCAAATAATTTATCTGTAAATACTGAAAGTTAA